The following are from one region of the Sandaracinus amylolyticus genome:
- a CDS encoding alkene reductase — MPLFTPYRLGSLELANRVVMAPMTRSRAIGAVPNELMRDYYAQRASAGLIVTEGIAPSADGLGYARTPGLFSSEQVRGWRAVTDAVHARGGRIFAQLMHVGRIAHPHNTPEGARVVSPSGVRAHGMMWTDQQGLQPEAEPDAMSERDVREARDGFVHAARNAIEAGFDGIELHGANGYLLEQFLHPHTNRRTDGYGGSVENRARFVAEVAAATAGAIGEERVGIRLSPFSTFNDLPAHDEVEAQYTALARGLRGLVYVHLVESANEGFAATAKAIRATYEGPIVLNGGYDRSRAEAAIAERRGDLIAFGRPFIANPDLVARLERGAPLATPDPSTFYTPGAEGYVDYPAI; from the coding sequence TCGGCGCGGTGCCCAACGAGCTGATGCGCGACTACTACGCGCAGCGCGCGTCCGCCGGGCTGATCGTCACCGAGGGGATCGCACCCTCGGCCGACGGGCTCGGCTACGCGCGCACGCCCGGGCTCTTCTCGAGCGAGCAGGTGCGCGGATGGCGCGCGGTGACCGACGCCGTGCACGCGCGCGGCGGACGCATCTTCGCGCAGCTGATGCACGTCGGGCGCATCGCGCACCCGCACAACACGCCGGAGGGCGCGCGCGTGGTCTCGCCGAGCGGAGTGCGCGCGCACGGGATGATGTGGACCGATCAGCAGGGCCTGCAGCCCGAGGCCGAGCCCGACGCGATGAGCGAGCGCGACGTGCGCGAGGCGCGCGACGGATTCGTGCACGCCGCGCGCAACGCGATCGAGGCGGGCTTCGACGGCATCGAGCTGCACGGAGCGAACGGGTACCTGCTCGAGCAGTTCCTCCACCCGCACACGAACCGCCGCACCGATGGCTATGGCGGCAGCGTGGAGAACCGCGCGCGCTTCGTCGCCGAGGTCGCTGCTGCGACCGCCGGCGCGATCGGCGAGGAGCGGGTGGGCATCCGACTCTCGCCCTTCAGCACGTTCAACGACCTGCCGGCGCACGACGAGGTCGAGGCGCAGTACACCGCGCTCGCGCGCGGCCTCCGCGGGCTCGTGTACGTGCACCTCGTCGAGAGCGCGAACGAGGGGTTCGCCGCGACCGCGAAGGCGATCCGCGCCACCTACGAGGGCCCGATCGTGCTCAACGGCGGCTACGATCGGTCGCGCGCCGAGGCTGCGATCGCCGAGCGTCGCGGCGACCTGATCGCGTTCGGTCGGCCCTTCATCGCGAACCCCGATCTCGTCGCGCGCCTCGAGCGCGGCGCCCCGCTCGCGACCCCGGATCCCAGCACGTTCTACACGCCGGGCGCCGAGGGGTACGTCGACTACCCGGCGATCTGA